The Scyliorhinus torazame isolate Kashiwa2021f chromosome 7, sScyTor2.1, whole genome shotgun sequence genome has a window encoding:
- the cmpk gene encoding UMP-CMP kinase, with amino-acid sequence MVISCWGALVRKLMMMKPKVVFVLGGPGAGKGTQCVKIVKQYGYTHLSAGDLLRAERNKGATEYGELIDNHIKEGKIVPVEITINLIKRAMEETMNQDATKDKFLIDGFPRNTDNLEGWNKNMDTNADVKFVLFFDCSNEICIERCLERGKGSGRTDDNISSLEKRIQTYMQSTKPIIELYEKQGKVRRVDGAKSADEVFVDVQKIFNAEN; translated from the exons ATGGTTATTTCTTGTTGGGGAGCGTTGGTCCGGAAGTTGATGATGATGAAGCCCAAAGTGGTTTTTGTCCTCGGTGGGCCAGGAGCTGGGAAAGGGACCCAGTGCGTTAAAATCGTCAAG CAATATGGATACACTCACTTGTCTGCTGGCGATCTACTTCGTGCTGAACGAAACAAAGGAGCAACTGAGTATGGCGAACTGATTGACAATCACATTAAAGAAGGAAAAATTGTCCCAGTGGAAATCACTATTAACCTCATAAAAAGG GCAATGGAAGAGACAATGAATCAGGATGCCACTAAGGACAAATTTCTTATTGATGGATTTCCAAGAAACACCGACAACCTCGAAGGTTGGAACAAGAACATGGATACCAATGCTGATGTGAAATTTGTCCTTTTCTTTGACTGTAGCAATGAG ATCTGCATAGAGCGTTGTCTTGAAAGAGGAAAAGGTAGTGGAAGAACAGATGACAACATCAGCAGTCTGGAGAAAAG AATTCAGACATATATGCAGTCCACTAAACCCATTATAGAACTATATGAGAAACAAGGGAAAGTAAGACGAGTTGATGGAGCCAAAAGTGCCGACGAG gTTTTTGTTGATGTCCAGAAAATCTTTAATGCTGAAAACTGA